One genomic window of Rhizomicrobium sp. includes the following:
- a CDS encoding type II toxin-antitoxin system VapC family toxin produces MLYLLDSNTVIYARDGSAPVLAKFAEFDGSISISAIVLAELQRGFFKAGPQADLRKARLEELVARIPVVAFDADAARRYGRIIADVGWARGKDFDRMIAAHALSLGATLVTNNQADFAGIPGLVLENWTIP; encoded by the coding sequence TTGCTCTATCTGCTCGATTCCAACACGGTCATATATGCGCGCGACGGGTCGGCGCCCGTGCTCGCGAAGTTCGCCGAGTTTGACGGTTCCATCTCGATATCGGCGATCGTCCTCGCCGAATTGCAACGCGGATTCTTCAAGGCCGGACCGCAAGCCGACCTGCGAAAGGCAAGGCTCGAAGAGCTCGTCGCGCGCATTCCGGTGGTGGCGTTCGATGCGGACGCGGCCCGGCGCTACGGACGCATCATCGCCGATGTCGGTTGGGCGCGCGGCAAGGACTTCGACCGCATGATCGCCGCGCACGCGCTCAGCTTGGGCGCCACGCTGGTGACGAACAATCAGGCCGATTTCGCGGGCATACCCGGCCTTGTCCTGGAAAACTGGACCATCCCCTAG